A window of Saccopteryx leptura isolate mSacLep1 chromosome 5, mSacLep1_pri_phased_curated, whole genome shotgun sequence contains these coding sequences:
- the PIGY gene encoding phosphatidylinositol N-acetylglucosaminyltransferase subunit Y: MFLTLPTVTVLIPLISLAGLFYSASVEENFPEGCTSTTSLCFYSLLLPVTIPVYVFFHLWTWMGIKLFRHN; the protein is encoded by the coding sequence ATGTTTCTGACTCTTCCTACAGTGACTGTCCTTATTCCATTGATCTCTTTAGCAGGACTGTTCTACTCCGCCTCAGTGGAAGAAAACTTCCCAGAGGGCTGCACCAGCACCACCAGCCTGTGCTTTTACAGTCTGCTCTTGCCGGTCACCATACCAGTGTATGTGTTCTTCCATCTTTGGACTTGGATGGGTATTAAACTCTTCAGGCATAATTAA
- the PYURF gene encoding protein preY, mitochondrial — protein sequence MLSAACGRLSSALRRTRALPSAVARRDLRLSGSRRSADKRERTGGPPGAFDPELLEFLVCPLSKKPLRYEASTNELINEELGIAYPIIDGIPNMIPQAARMLHQNKKQEDTEQH from the exons ATGCTGAGTGCGGCGTGCGGCAGGCTCTCCTCGGCGCTGCGGAGGACGCGCGCGCTGCCGTCCGCGGTCGCCCGTAGGGACCTGCGCTTGTCGGGGTCGCGGCGGTCGGCTGACAAGCGGGAGAGAACCGGGGGACCGCCGGGTGCCTTTGATCCGGAGCTGCTGGAGTTCTTGGTGTGCCCGCTCTCCAAGAAGCCGCTCAG ATATGAAGCATCGACAAATGAATTGATTAATGAAGAGCTGGGAATAGCCTATCCAATTATTGATGGGATTCCTAATATGATACCACAGGCAGCGAGGATGCTACATCAAAATAAGAAGCAAGAAGATACAGAGCAGCACTaa